A single window of uncultured Pseudodesulfovibrio sp. DNA harbors:
- a CDS encoding bifunctional precorrin-2 dehydrogenase/sirohydrochlorin ferrochelatase, with product MIIARTGQFLILHVPAHWLSRVMRYYPIFLNLENKACLVVGAGGVGKRKIQSLLDSGAGHVTIVDTCEVDVEMESILGADTATYQCREFVESDLDDKFLVIACTSSEAVNQRISKLCADRNVLCNVADQPEKCSFIVPATIKRGDLTIAISTAGQSPAMAKCIRKDLQESFGDEYAVLLSLMGRIRPLILGLGQETKQNTAVFRSLVNSNLLVAIKNKNLDAAREILKESLPEPLYANIPEILDGLI from the coding sequence ATGATTATTGCAAGAACCGGGCAATTTCTCATTTTACATGTCCCTGCGCATTGGTTATCAAGAGTCATGCGATATTACCCGATCTTTTTGAATCTGGAAAACAAAGCGTGCCTTGTTGTCGGTGCAGGCGGGGTTGGCAAACGGAAAATTCAGTCCTTGCTTGATTCCGGAGCCGGTCATGTGACCATCGTCGATACCTGTGAAGTTGACGTTGAAATGGAATCGATTTTAGGGGCGGATACTGCGACTTATCAGTGTCGTGAATTTGTTGAGAGTGATCTTGATGATAAATTTTTGGTGATTGCCTGTACTTCATCTGAGGCGGTGAACCAGCGCATCAGTAAGCTTTGCGCGGATCGTAACGTTTTGTGTAATGTTGCTGATCAACCTGAAAAATGCAGTTTTATTGTTCCGGCTACCATTAAGCGTGGCGACCTGACCATAGCCATCTCAACAGCAGGCCAAAGTCCTGCTATGGCAAAGTGTATTCGTAAAGATTTACAGGAAAGTTTTGGTGATGAATATGCCGTTCTCCTGTCGCTTATGGGCCGTATTCGTCCGTTGATACTTGGCCTTGGACAAGAAACAAAACAGAATACTGCGGTTTTTCGATCTTTGGTTAATTCGAATTTATTGGTAGCTATAAAGAACAAGAACCTTGACGCTGCCAGGGAAATACTTAAAGAATCTTTGCCCGAACCGTTGTACGCCAACATCCCGGAGATACTTGATGGGCTTATTTGA
- a CDS encoding RsmE family RNA methyltransferase, which produces MPRLNSFYLSPELWPSKIGEHVALEGQEVRHMGTVLRTEPDQTVRLFDGRGHDGLFSVRDIKKRGALLEAVQLEDHSRPVHGITLAIGWGKSKRRNYLLEKTVELKGFGVVFWQAIRSQGVVPTHPKDSWTDKNIQAAKQCGAYFLPELQTLPGGIDSLISMAEEYDNRIVAWESDDVTTLLSPAMLANGHTLVVIGPEGGFEDREARKLMEADFIPVTFGDSILRWETAAAYCLSLAMFGTQEAS; this is translated from the coding sequence ATGCCAAGACTTAATTCCTTTTACCTTTCGCCGGAGTTGTGGCCTTCAAAAATCGGAGAGCATGTTGCGTTGGAGGGGCAGGAAGTGCGTCATATGGGAACAGTCCTTAGAACTGAGCCGGATCAAACGGTCAGACTTTTTGATGGACGAGGACATGACGGGCTTTTTTCTGTTCGCGATATTAAAAAACGTGGAGCTTTGCTTGAGGCTGTTCAGCTGGAGGATCATTCCCGCCCAGTTCACGGAATAACATTGGCTATTGGTTGGGGAAAATCCAAGCGTAGAAATTATCTTTTAGAAAAGACAGTTGAACTTAAAGGATTTGGGGTTGTTTTTTGGCAAGCCATACGGAGTCAGGGAGTTGTCCCTACCCATCCCAAGGATTCTTGGACAGACAAAAATATTCAGGCAGCCAAACAATGCGGAGCATATTTTCTTCCTGAGTTGCAAACATTGCCCGGTGGCATTGACTCGTTGATCTCCATGGCAGAAGAATATGACAATCGAATTGTTGCGTGGGAATCCGATGATGTTACGACTTTGTTGTCGCCTGCCATGCTTGCAAATGGACATACCCTTGTCGTCATTGGACCGGAAGGCGGTTTTGAAGATCGTGAAGCCCGTAAATTGATGGAAGCTGATTTTATCCCTGTTACTTTCGGAGATTCCATTTTGCGCTGGGAAACGGCTGCGGCCTATTGTCTCAGTCTAGCCATGTTTGGTACACAGGAAGCATCATGA
- the tilS gene encoding tRNA lysidine(34) synthetase TilS, with protein sequence MFSVPENFPATLQDLLPKWAHFCLYVEKFITRELKQELSGKHLLIGFSGGVDSTALLLVLHYLSQRNDFQLTAAHLNHQLRPEADDDAQWCSSFCDFLGVECVVESRNIGAFAEKKGVGLEEAGRNARYALFQNVKNDTGADYIVLGHQLDDLSEDVVMRLIRGTGWPGLSGMAGYDPQRSLIRPLLLIPKSTLIAFVTQTGVEWREDASNNELNWTRNRVRNEILPLIQKENPNFWQSVSRLWKIGRIEQDYWQSMASFSSEILENDFLKTAHQALRLRLYKSCLDQLGSGQVLADSLFKLDEAWQDKKVGSTFQFPGEKTATITAAGVVFACTH encoded by the coding sequence ATGTTCAGTGTGCCTGAAAATTTTCCTGCTACGCTTCAGGATCTTTTGCCAAAATGGGCACACTTTTGTTTGTATGTTGAAAAGTTCATAACCCGTGAATTAAAACAGGAACTTTCTGGGAAACACCTTCTTATAGGTTTTTCTGGTGGTGTCGATTCTACCGCCCTGCTTCTTGTTCTTCACTACCTTTCTCAAAGAAATGATTTTCAGCTGACGGCAGCCCACTTGAATCATCAGTTACGCCCTGAGGCGGATGATGATGCTCAATGGTGTTCATCTTTTTGTGATTTTCTTGGTGTTGAGTGTGTGGTCGAATCCAGAAATATTGGGGCTTTTGCAGAAAAAAAAGGCGTCGGACTTGAAGAAGCTGGACGTAATGCCCGTTACGCATTGTTTCAGAATGTGAAAAATGACACAGGCGCAGATTACATCGTTTTGGGACATCAATTGGATGATCTCAGTGAAGATGTTGTAATGCGTCTTATTCGAGGGACAGGATGGCCCGGATTGTCAGGTATGGCTGGGTATGACCCTCAGCGCTCTCTTATACGTCCCCTACTTTTGATTCCAAAATCCACATTGATTGCTTTTGTTACCCAAACAGGTGTTGAATGGCGTGAAGATGCGTCGAATAACGAATTGAACTGGACTCGCAATCGAGTTCGGAACGAAATTCTTCCACTTATTCAAAAAGAAAATCCTAATTTTTGGCAATCCGTGAGCCGTTTGTGGAAAATCGGTCGTATTGAGCAGGATTATTGGCAATCTATGGCGTCTTTCTCTTCGGAAATTCTAGAAAATGATTTTCTAAAGACTGCTCATCAAGCACTCCGTCTTCGGTTATACAAGTCATGTCTTGATCAACTTGGTTCGGGTCAGGTTTTAGCTGATTCACTATTTAAACTTGATGAAGCATGGCAGGATAAAAAAGTTGGATCTACTTTTCAGTTTCCCGGTGAAAAGACTGCGACAATTACTGCCGCAGGTGTGGTTTTCGCCTGCACCCATTGA
- the hemA gene encoding glutamyl-tRNA reductase produces MNRQIILIGLNHRTAGVDVREKFALTDVENFEQGLMAHCPVLECMALSTCNRVEIIAVAKNISKREVVDSIIQYWAAICKGDPALLLDNTYNYSGLEAVKHVFSVASSLDSMVMGEPQILGQLKDAYRAAVAKGTAKTIVNRLLHKSFSVAKRIRTETAIASSAVSISFAAVELARKIFGDLEGTKAMLVGAGEMAELAATHLLRNGVQDVIIANRTLSRAKELADNLGGEPIQIENMPDRLHEVDIVISSTGSPVAVIKAKDVKSVLKRRKNKPMFFIDIAVPRDIDPDVNILDNVYLYDIDDLKEVVEDNMAQRHEEAAKARTVVDLETDTFGNWLHSLNLQPTIVDLVEKTEDVAHRELNKTLKRIGQVDEKTRNALETLVLSVAHKSMHEPICFLKRRTQEEGSAERFIDLARRMFNLDDESIPAEAHLDRKSSTCSAEDINDLIEASKNKEQ; encoded by the coding sequence ATGAACAGACAAATTATTCTTATAGGTCTTAACCACCGGACTGCCGGTGTTGATGTGCGTGAAAAATTCGCTCTGACTGATGTGGAGAATTTTGAGCAGGGACTGATGGCACATTGTCCTGTGCTTGAATGTATGGCCCTCTCCACTTGTAACAGGGTGGAGATTATTGCTGTTGCCAAAAATATATCCAAACGAGAAGTTGTTGATTCGATAATTCAATATTGGGCTGCCATCTGTAAAGGCGACCCTGCTTTGCTTTTGGATAATACCTACAACTATTCTGGCCTTGAGGCTGTGAAGCACGTTTTTTCTGTCGCTAGTAGTCTGGATTCCATGGTTATGGGTGAGCCGCAGATCCTCGGTCAGCTTAAAGATGCATACCGGGCCGCTGTAGCTAAGGGGACAGCCAAAACCATTGTAAATCGCTTGCTTCATAAATCTTTTTCCGTTGCCAAGCGTATTCGCACCGAAACGGCCATTGCCTCCAGTGCCGTCTCCATCAGTTTTGCCGCAGTAGAGTTGGCGCGCAAGATTTTTGGTGATCTGGAAGGCACCAAGGCTATGCTTGTAGGTGCTGGTGAAATGGCAGAGCTGGCTGCAACGCATCTACTGCGTAATGGTGTTCAGGATGTTATTATTGCCAATCGGACGCTTTCTCGCGCTAAAGAGTTGGCGGACAATCTTGGTGGCGAACCTATTCAGATTGAAAATATGCCGGATCGTTTGCATGAAGTTGATATCGTCATTAGTTCAACAGGCTCCCCGGTTGCTGTAATCAAGGCCAAGGACGTCAAATCCGTCCTCAAGCGGCGTAAAAACAAGCCCATGTTTTTCATCGACATTGCAGTGCCCCGTGATATCGACCCTGACGTCAATATTTTGGACAACGTATATCTTTACGATATTGATGACCTCAAAGAGGTTGTTGAAGATAATATGGCGCAACGTCACGAAGAAGCCGCCAAGGCCAGAACTGTCGTTGACCTCGAAACAGATACTTTTGGTAATTGGCTGCATTCGTTGAATCTTCAGCCGACCATTGTCGACTTGGTGGAAAAGACCGAAGACGTGGCACATCGGGAATTGAATAAGACGTTGAAAAGGATTGGTCAGGTGGATGAAAAGACGCGGAACGCGTTGGAAACACTTGTTCTTTCCGTGGCTCATAAATCCATGCATGAACCGATTTGTTTCCTGAAACGTCGGACTCAAGAAGAAGGTTCCGCCGAACGATTCATCGATTTGGCGCGGCGAATGTTCAATCTGGATGATGAATCTATCCCCGCAGAAGCCCATCTTGATCGAAAGAGTAGCACCTGTTCGGCAGAAGACATCAATGATCTTATTGAAGCATCAAAGAACAAGGAACAATAA
- the ccsA gene encoding cytochrome c biogenesis protein CcsA, producing the protein MGLFDMLHIFIIALYALGTVLFLTGITAGNEKLKRIAIWLAVIGFTFNTIDLGVILTSDPTALSGGTFYFNILAWSVLAIYFFLWWRLRLEFLAITALPLALLLFVSSMALGGIRVIMPPQLTALFFGLHIGSLVLTLGALMMALGAGVAFIYYNRKLKTKAGLASMGSAVPSLEKFDTVNRWAVAIGFPLYTLGLFSTFFWYWIAPNKEFTWDIMKIGSLAVWFLYAFLFHQRIVLGWRGRKPAILAIWVFVGMCISLIHHTITFRVMP; encoded by the coding sequence ATGGGCTTATTTGATATGCTCCATATTTTTATTATCGCACTGTATGCGCTTGGCACCGTGCTTTTTTTGACCGGAATTACCGCCGGTAACGAAAAGCTTAAAAGGATTGCCATATGGCTTGCTGTTATTGGTTTTACTTTTAACACCATAGACTTAGGGGTAATCCTCACAAGTGATCCCACCGCGCTCAGCGGGGGGACATTCTATTTTAATATTTTGGCTTGGAGCGTTTTGGCCATTTACTTTTTCCTTTGGTGGCGGTTGCGGCTTGAATTTTTGGCGATCACTGCCTTGCCGCTGGCTTTGCTTTTGTTTGTGTCATCCATGGCTTTGGGAGGTATTCGGGTAATCATGCCTCCTCAATTGACAGCTCTCTTTTTTGGTTTACACATAGGGTCCCTTGTGCTGACACTTGGAGCGCTCATGATGGCTTTGGGAGCCGGTGTTGCCTTCATTTACTACAATCGAAAACTGAAGACCAAGGCGGGCCTTGCCAGCATGGGAAGCGCTGTTCCCTCTTTGGAGAAGTTTGATACTGTGAATCGATGGGCTGTGGCCATTGGATTTCCTTTGTATACGCTGGGGCTTTTTTCCACGTTCTTTTGGTACTGGATCGCACCCAACAAGGAATTTACTTGGGATATTATGAAAATCGGTTCTTTAGCCGTTTGGTTCCTTTATGCATTTCTTTTTCATCAACGAATTGTATTGGGGTGGCGCGGTCGTAAACCCGCCATTCTTGCCATTTGGGTTTTTGTCGGCATGTGCATTTCCCTTATACATCACACCATCACTTTTCGAGTAATGCCATGA
- a CDS encoding adenylate kinase: MNILIFGPNGSGKGTQGTLAKDKYGLDHIESGAIFRKHIGGGTELGMKAKEFINKGELVPDDITIPMVLDVLSSSKDGWLLDGFPRSLVQGEKLWEALQKDGEKLDYVIEIKLPREIAKGRIMGRRLCENNPNHPNNVGIPVIAPDGDKCRVCGGALSARDDDQDEAAIDVRHNIYYDEETGTMAACNFYKNMKDGGFKFIELNGEDSIDAIKDYLMSQLV; this comes from the coding sequence ATGAATATTCTGATTTTCGGCCCCAACGGCTCCGGTAAAGGCACCCAGGGTACCCTGGCCAAAGACAAGTACGGTCTGGATCACATTGAATCCGGTGCAATTTTCCGCAAGCATATCGGCGGCGGCACCGAACTCGGCATGAAAGCCAAGGAATTCATCAACAAGGGCGAACTCGTTCCTGATGATATCACCATCCCCATGGTTTTGGATGTACTGTCCAGCTCCAAGGACGGCTGGCTGCTCGACGGTTTCCCCCGCTCTTTGGTTCAGGGCGAAAAGCTTTGGGAAGCTTTGCAGAAAGACGGAGAGAAGCTCGATTACGTTATCGAAATCAAGTTGCCTCGTGAAATTGCAAAGGGTCGTATCATGGGTCGTCGTCTGTGCGAAAACAACCCGAATCACCCCAACAATGTTGGTATCCCGGTTATCGCTCCTGACGGTGACAAGTGCCGCGTCTGTGGTGGTGCTCTGTCAGCTCGCGACGACGATCAGGACGAAGCTGCAATCGACGTGCGTCATAATATCTACTACGATGAAGAGACCGGCACCATGGCTGCTTGTAACTTCTACAAGAATATGAAAGACGGTGGGTTCAAGTTCATCGAATTGAACGGTGAAGATTCCATCGACGCTATCAAAGATTATCTGATGAGCCAGCTCGTCTAG
- a CDS encoding glycosyltransferase, protein MDSLRILVILPLYGGSLSIGRYVASALKEEGHLVEVFEAPDFYPAYDSLNNLKVTSDRLDYLQNSFLNVASQSVLAKVETFEPDMVLSMAQAPLNRQALKRLRRDGVVTAMWFVEDYRLFTYWKAFAPLYDIFAVIQKGKFFEDLASVGQSNVLYLPLAAQPDFHKPSDLSPVEHRKFGSDISFMGAGYPNRRVAFRELVKFDLKIWGTEWEGDHVLEPLVQLKGARISSEDCVKIFNATAINLNLHSSVQTEELVTGGDFINPRTFELAACGAFQLVDKRSLMDDAFNDDELATFTSMSEFTEKIEYFLNKPDERKEYAAKSRTRVLREHTYAKRMQTLMEFTANRIPGWPKPKSASSLFAADYPPELETDIRKLLGQLGLPENVSFEDLVWAVRQQQGKLSDLDTAILFLDEWQKLYKSRL, encoded by the coding sequence ATGGATAGTTTACGCATACTTGTCATTCTGCCCTTATATGGCGGATCTCTTTCCATTGGCCGATACGTGGCCTCAGCGCTCAAGGAAGAAGGCCATCTGGTTGAAGTCTTTGAAGCACCGGATTTTTATCCTGCTTACGACTCCTTAAACAACCTCAAGGTGACTTCTGACAGATTGGATTATTTGCAGAATTCCTTCTTGAATGTTGCCAGCCAATCCGTACTGGCCAAGGTCGAAACCTTTGAACCCGACATGGTTTTATCCATGGCTCAAGCCCCACTCAATCGACAGGCACTTAAAAGACTTCGTAGAGACGGCGTTGTCACGGCCATGTGGTTTGTGGAAGACTATCGACTTTTCACTTATTGGAAAGCGTTTGCGCCTTTGTATGACATTTTCGCAGTCATTCAAAAAGGTAAATTCTTTGAGGATCTTGCATCAGTAGGACAGTCCAACGTGCTTTATCTTCCACTTGCCGCTCAACCCGATTTTCACAAACCGTCAGACTTATCACCTGTCGAACACCGTAAATTCGGTTCTGACATCTCATTCATGGGTGCAGGCTATCCTAATCGCAGGGTAGCCTTCAGGGAATTAGTCAAATTTGACTTAAAAATCTGGGGAACCGAATGGGAAGGAGACCATGTACTGGAACCGTTGGTACAACTCAAAGGAGCGCGTATTTCATCGGAAGATTGCGTTAAAATATTCAACGCGACCGCCATCAATTTGAATCTGCATTCCAGCGTCCAAACGGAAGAATTGGTCACGGGTGGAGACTTCATCAATCCACGGACATTCGAATTAGCGGCCTGCGGCGCATTTCAACTGGTGGATAAACGCAGTCTCATGGATGACGCTTTCAACGACGATGAACTAGCAACATTCACAAGCATGTCGGAATTCACTGAAAAGATAGAATATTTCCTGAACAAACCCGATGAGCGCAAAGAATATGCAGCCAAAAGTCGCACACGGGTGCTTCGGGAGCATACCTATGCCAAACGTATGCAAACGCTCATGGAATTCACGGCAAACCGTATTCCTGGGTGGCCAAAACCCAAGTCTGCCTCATCCTTATTCGCCGCAGATTATCCACCGGAACTGGAAACGGATATTCGCAAATTGCTCGGACAACTAGGCCTTCCCGAAAATGTATCTTTTGAAGATCTTGTCTGGGCAGTTCGTCAGCAACAAGGAAAGCTCTCCGACCTCGATACCGCAATTCTTTTTCTTGATGAGTGGCAAAAATTGTATAAATCCCGACTATGA
- the secF gene encoding protein translocase subunit SecF codes for MGLQIIKPDTKIDFIGLRKIAFAISAVIILAGLGSLLIKGGPKYGIDFAGGMIVQVKIDKTTDVEMVKSAVSGVELPGLVVQTLGLEGDHEYLIRTSSSNITSEDVRSRVTSALSSNLDGAHFEIQRLEMVGPKVGADLRTKALEALFYAVLLIAVYISGRFEQRWTVAGVMAAALGFGVYGIGLLGVEMGWLIIAALVITVGLCWYLKLNYALGAVAALIHDVAITVGIFSILGKEFDLTIIAALLTIIGYSLNDTIIVFDRIRENNNARKGNTTFASVINTAVNQTLSRTIMTSVTTLLVVFCLFVLGGSVIHDFALALLIGVGVGTYSSIFVASPILLGFGPGAADLQEAEA; via the coding sequence ATGGGACTTCAAATAATCAAACCTGATACCAAAATAGACTTCATCGGACTCAGGAAGATCGCCTTTGCTATTTCAGCGGTTATCATCCTGGCCGGTCTTGGCTCCCTTCTCATCAAGGGTGGCCCCAAGTACGGCATCGATTTCGCTGGCGGCATGATCGTCCAGGTAAAGATCGATAAAACCACAGATGTAGAAATGGTCAAAAGCGCCGTAAGTGGCGTTGAATTGCCCGGCCTTGTCGTTCAGACCTTGGGTCTGGAAGGCGATCATGAATACCTGATTCGCACCTCAAGCTCCAACATCACTTCAGAAGATGTGAGAAGCAGGGTAACCAGCGCATTATCAAGCAACCTTGATGGTGCACATTTTGAGATACAACGTCTCGAAATGGTCGGCCCCAAAGTTGGCGCGGATTTGCGAACAAAAGCTCTAGAAGCACTGTTCTACGCAGTTCTTCTCATTGCTGTGTACATCTCTGGCCGTTTCGAACAAAGATGGACTGTTGCAGGCGTCATGGCTGCGGCTCTGGGCTTCGGCGTATACGGTATCGGTCTGCTCGGTGTTGAAATGGGGTGGCTGATCATTGCCGCACTCGTTATCACCGTCGGTTTATGCTGGTACTTAAAACTCAACTACGCTCTAGGGGCGGTTGCAGCACTTATACACGACGTGGCGATTACGGTCGGCATCTTTTCCATACTTGGCAAAGAATTCGACCTGACTATTATCGCAGCGCTGTTGACCATCATTGGATATTCACTCAATGACACCATCATTGTCTTTGACCGTATCCGTGAAAACAACAATGCCCGCAAAGGCAACACCACGTTCGCCTCGGTTATCAACACCGCAGTAAACCAAACCCTGTCGCGTACAATTATGACATCAGTAACGACCTTGTTGGTTGTCTTCTGCCTGTTCGTACTGGGCGGCAGCGTTATCCATGACTTCGCCCTGGCTCTGCTCATCGGCGTTGGTGTGGGTACCTATTCCTCCATCTTTGTCGCCAGCCCGATCCTGCTTGGATTTGGCCCTGGAGCTGCTGATTTGCAGGAAGCTGAAGCATAA
- a CDS encoding glycosyltransferase family 9 protein yields MKNYLVIQLARFGDLIQTKRLVTTLSARNDGVVHLCVDTSLKSLAQLVYPDAVVHSITAHGTGLDASTALLKMLVENRRAFAELQAIDFDTVYNLNFSGLNFRLAALFPPDKVEGYSWHNGQEMTGTWPAMAMRWSSLRRLGMNLVDFWAGYCPDMIAPTDVNPPATPKGGGIGIVLAGRESRRSLPPQLLATISATFGASQKADSIILLGGKAEQAAGQAVLKNLPPSLQTKTQNLAGKTNWNDLVDIVGSFDMLLTPDTGTMHLAAHLGTPVTAFFLSSAWCFETGPYGVGHTVYQGITDCLPCLETKPCDNGVKCISPFTSPEFQRFLVTQKKEHAPEGLIGFKSGFDALGQIYIPFAGVDKDDSQRTIFRHFIHQYLTGEGSECFEKEHLFAQEFYREKDWMTTPQNFENNGKING; encoded by the coding sequence ATGAAAAACTATCTTGTTATACAGCTGGCCCGTTTCGGAGACCTTATCCAAACAAAACGGCTTGTTACGACTCTTTCCGCACGAAACGACGGTGTGGTGCATCTCTGTGTGGACACTTCTCTGAAATCGTTGGCACAATTGGTTTATCCTGATGCTGTCGTACATTCGATTACAGCGCATGGGACCGGCCTGGACGCCTCAACAGCACTCCTAAAAATGCTCGTTGAAAACCGGCGGGCTTTTGCCGAATTGCAAGCAATTGACTTCGACACCGTCTACAACCTCAATTTTTCAGGACTTAACTTTCGACTGGCCGCATTATTTCCCCCGGATAAAGTGGAAGGGTATTCTTGGCACAATGGACAGGAGATGACTGGCACTTGGCCCGCCATGGCCATGCGCTGGTCTAGTCTACGACGTTTGGGTATGAACCTTGTCGACTTCTGGGCTGGTTATTGCCCGGATATGATTGCACCAACCGACGTTAATCCACCAGCCACTCCCAAAGGCGGGGGAATTGGTATTGTGCTCGCAGGACGCGAATCTCGTCGCTCATTACCACCCCAACTTCTTGCGACCATTTCAGCAACATTTGGAGCCTCCCAGAAAGCAGACTCGATTATTCTGCTCGGCGGAAAAGCGGAGCAAGCAGCGGGGCAAGCGGTTCTCAAAAACTTACCACCTTCACTTCAAACCAAAACACAAAACCTGGCAGGCAAAACAAACTGGAACGACCTTGTCGATATTGTCGGCTCATTCGACATGCTGCTGACTCCCGACACAGGAACCATGCATCTTGCCGCCCATCTAGGAACGCCGGTTACGGCATTTTTCCTGTCTTCGGCATGGTGCTTTGAAACCGGTCCTTATGGTGTGGGGCACACTGTGTATCAAGGTATAACAGACTGCCTCCCATGCCTGGAAACCAAGCCGTGTGATAATGGAGTTAAATGTATTTCTCCTTTTACTTCACCAGAATTCCAGCGTTTTCTGGTCACACAGAAAAAAGAACATGCACCTGAAGGACTTATCGGATTTAAATCCGGTTTCGACGCTTTAGGACAAATTTATATCCCGTTTGCCGGTGTAGACAAAGACGATAGCCAACGAACGATTTTCAGACACTTCATTCACCAGTATCTTACGGGGGAAGGATCTGAATGCTTCGAAAAAGAGCATTTATTTGCTCAAGAATTCTATCGGGAAAAAGACTGGATGACGACTCCACAAAATTTCGAAAACAATGGAAAAATCAATGGATAG
- a CDS encoding replication-associated recombination protein A, producing the protein MKLEIEETHPLADRIRPASLDDFVGQGHIRNRIEAFSKSKRMPSLLLFGPPGCGKSTLALLLAKLTGKKFLRVSAPEAGLTALRKKLPGQDILILDELHRFSKAQQDFFLPILETGEIILLATTTENPSFSVTRQLLSRLHVLRLRQLSLEELVNVSTRGAEELGVDLEEESHKMLAAMAGGDARTLLNLLEYTSELPKEKRCPECLRDSLPEIVVRGDRDGDSHYELVSALIKSIRGSDPDAALYYLACLIESGEDPRFITRRLIISSSEDIGLGDPHALSHAMACHQAVETIGMPEGFIPMSQLTVYLALAPKSNSTYAAYHTAQKEVRENGPKPVPLHLRNATSSLQREWGYGRGYLYPHNFPKSWADQDYLPSELAGRKFYHPKDQGEEPKLMAWLKQFRRSR; encoded by the coding sequence ATGAAGCTTGAAATAGAAGAAACACACCCTCTTGCCGATAGAATTCGTCCTGCTTCGTTGGATGATTTTGTCGGTCAGGGACATATTCGAAATCGGATTGAAGCTTTTTCCAAGTCCAAAAGGATGCCGAGCTTGTTACTGTTCGGACCTCCTGGATGTGGAAAATCAACTTTGGCATTGTTACTTGCCAAGTTGACCGGCAAGAAATTTCTGCGCGTAAGCGCACCGGAAGCTGGTTTGACGGCCCTTCGTAAAAAGTTGCCGGGACAGGATATTCTTATCCTCGATGAGCTGCATCGCTTTTCCAAGGCCCAACAGGATTTTTTCCTTCCCATTTTGGAGACCGGTGAAATCATTTTGCTGGCAACGACCACGGAAAATCCTTCTTTCAGCGTGACCCGTCAATTGTTGTCACGGCTTCATGTTCTGCGACTTCGTCAATTGAGTCTTGAGGAGTTGGTCAATGTAAGTACTCGAGGTGCAGAGGAACTTGGCGTTGATCTGGAAGAAGAAAGTCATAAAATGCTGGCAGCCATGGCCGGCGGAGATGCTCGTACACTACTTAATTTACTTGAATATACTTCTGAACTCCCCAAAGAAAAACGGTGCCCGGAATGTCTGCGTGATTCATTGCCGGAAATTGTTGTCCGTGGAGATCGAGATGGTGATTCGCACTATGAGTTGGTGTCTGCTCTTATCAAATCAATTCGTGGCAGTGACCCGGATGCGGCACTTTATTATTTGGCCTGTCTTATCGAAAGTGGCGAAGACCCACGATTTATCACTCGTCGTCTGATTATTTCATCATCGGAAGATATTGGTCTTGGTGATCCACATGCTCTGAGTCATGCCATGGCCTGTCATCAGGCCGTTGAGACCATTGGTATGCCTGAAGGGTTCATTCCCATGTCTCAATTAACAGTTTACCTTGCACTGGCACCCAAGAGCAATTCGACATACGCCGCTTATCATACTGCACAAAAAGAGGTGCGAGAGAACGGTCCAAAGCCTGTTCCTTTGCATTTACGGAATGCTACATCTTCCCTTCAACGAGAATGGGGATATGGGCGCGGTTATCTTTATCCGCACAATTTCCCGAAATCATGGGCGGATCAGGACTATCTGCCCAGTGAACTCGCAGGCCGGAAATTTTATCATCCCAAAGATCAAGGCGAGGAACCAAAGCTTATGGCATGGTTGAAACAGTTTCGTCGAAGTCGTTGA